A part of Larkinella insperata genomic DNA contains:
- a CDS encoding SusD/RagB family nutrient-binding outer membrane lipoprotein, translated as MNKLLKWSWAVAMASGLLMTTSCKEDFGNINTDPSIVTVPEPKYLFTFSLENLVSYKGTEWVWESLEQTLRFSQHLTTDPYELSTNINARYSAYFGNVLPNLVEIRKQIDAKADKERFQKMRAATYVVAVYQGLQVTDLNGSIPYTEAIQGRSVENFRPVYDSQKTLFDTWLTELTESITTLSANLESQESYGNADIFYHGDWTKWVKLANTLKLRIALRYEGQDKARTGQIFKEVMQDAIGPIVEDADQFAYIDPDYDPVGGAVDYRSTRYATNSIVTFLKATNDPRLKIYFTPNDLTASALDTIKKYNLTLPSFIKLNDPLIRYQGGPADWTTNQAVAQYYKNPFNAGTNKYILMSAINRPFFAPRRNGATGTFHDYMVTSAETCFYIAEMITKGYAAGVDTKGTAEFWYNKGITSSMKTMNAIAVAAQSTTGLTSAADQEIAAYLAQPKVKLDGTNNLERIYIQQYLSFMRQPTEAFTFVRRTGYPKNNSTYYPRDPFNELIPRRFWVDEPPLGTNNENWQKAQQDQGFTPNDRTPQTLSIQRLWFDKNNPAFGQGN; from the coding sequence ATGAACAAGCTTTTAAAATGGAGTTGGGCGGTGGCGATGGCTTCCGGCCTTTTAATGACTACGTCCTGCAAGGAAGATTTTGGAAATATCAATACCGACCCGAGTATCGTAACTGTACCGGAACCGAAATACCTGTTTACTTTTTCGCTGGAAAACCTGGTGTCGTACAAGGGAACCGAATGGGTGTGGGAAAGTCTGGAGCAAACCCTGCGGTTTTCGCAGCACCTGACCACCGATCCCTACGAACTTTCGACCAACATCAACGCCCGGTATTCGGCTTATTTCGGCAACGTTCTGCCCAATCTGGTGGAAATCCGGAAGCAGATCGATGCCAAAGCCGACAAGGAACGGTTTCAGAAGATGCGGGCGGCCACTTACGTGGTGGCGGTTTATCAGGGTCTGCAGGTGACCGATCTGAACGGTTCTATACCGTATACTGAGGCCATTCAGGGGCGGTCGGTCGAAAACTTCCGCCCGGTATACGATTCCCAGAAAACCCTGTTCGACACCTGGCTGACGGAGTTGACCGAGTCCATCACGACGCTCTCGGCCAATCTGGAAAGCCAGGAAAGCTACGGAAATGCGGATATTTTTTACCACGGCGACTGGACGAAGTGGGTCAAGCTGGCTAACACGCTGAAGCTCCGGATTGCGCTGCGGTATGAAGGGCAGGATAAAGCCAGAACCGGGCAGATTTTCAAGGAAGTCATGCAGGACGCAATCGGCCCGATCGTGGAAGATGCCGATCAGTTCGCCTACATCGACCCGGATTACGACCCCGTTGGGGGCGCGGTCGATTACCGCAGCACGCGCTACGCCACCAATTCGATTGTCACGTTTTTGAAGGCTACCAACGACCCGCGGCTGAAAATCTACTTCACGCCCAATGACCTGACGGCCAGCGCGCTGGATACCATCAAAAAATATAACCTCACCCTGCCGTCGTTTATTAAGCTCAACGATCCGCTGATTCGCTACCAGGGCGGCCCCGCTGACTGGACTACCAATCAGGCCGTGGCGCAGTATTACAAAAACCCGTTCAACGCCGGAACCAACAAGTACATTCTGATGTCGGCCATCAACCGCCCGTTTTTCGCGCCCCGCCGGAATGGAGCCACCGGTACGTTCCACGATTACATGGTGACCAGCGCGGAAACTTGTTTTTACATCGCCGAGATGATTACCAAAGGCTACGCAGCCGGTGTCGACACGAAGGGAACGGCGGAATTCTGGTACAACAAAGGCATCACCTCCTCGATGAAAACCATGAACGCCATCGCCGTGGCCGCCCAATCGACCACCGGCCTGACCAGCGCGGCCGATCAGGAAATTGCGGCTTACCTGGCCCAACCCAAAGTGAAGCTGGACGGTACCAACAACCTGGAACGGATTTACATCCAGCAGTACCTGAGTTTCATGCGGCAGCCGACGGAAGCGTTTACGTTTGTCCGGCGCACCGGTTACCCCAAAAACAACTCGACGTATTACCCCCGCGATCCGTTCAATGAGCTGATTCCGCGCCGGTTCTGGGTGGACGAACCCCCGCTAGGCACCAACAACGAAAACTGGCAGAAGGCCCAGCAGGACCAGGGTTTTACGCCCAACGACCGGACCCCGCAGACCCTGAGCATCCAACGACTCTGGTTTGATAAAAACAATCCGGCTTTCGGACAGGGAAATTAA
- a CDS encoding LytR/AlgR family response regulator transcription factor — protein MNPYRSLIIDDEILARQAIRTLLQTVPDFEVVGEAANGTEAVLKILQQKPDLIFLDIQMPELDGFEVMKEIWAHHQPMVVFTTAYDQYALRAFDVNAVDYLLKPFNEIRFYQALNRAKERLTQRAQPQVDALMGQLLRDDAARSDDAHLRRILVKETGKMSLVNTDDILYFDADGNYITLHTEEKNYLIYESLTNLETRLDPSVFVRIHRSHIVNLDYIAEIETHFNGEYIVRLRTGQQLKWSRSYRDNLKAFYTRVT, from the coding sequence ATGAACCCATACCGCTCGCTCATCATTGACGATGAAATTCTGGCCCGACAGGCCATTCGCACCCTGCTGCAAACCGTTCCGGATTTTGAGGTGGTCGGCGAAGCCGCCAACGGCACCGAAGCGGTGCTGAAAATTCTTCAGCAAAAGCCGGATCTGATTTTTCTGGACATTCAAATGCCCGAACTCGACGGCTTTGAGGTGATGAAGGAAATTTGGGCGCACCACCAGCCGATGGTGGTCTTCACGACCGCTTATGATCAGTACGCCCTGCGGGCTTTTGACGTGAATGCCGTTGATTACCTGCTGAAACCGTTCAACGAAATCCGGTTTTACCAGGCCCTCAACCGGGCAAAAGAACGGCTGACCCAGCGTGCTCAGCCCCAGGTCGATGCGCTGATGGGGCAACTATTGCGCGATGATGCCGCCCGATCGGACGACGCCCATCTGCGCCGGATTCTGGTGAAGGAAACCGGCAAAATGAGCCTGGTCAATACCGATGACATTCTCTATTTTGACGCGGATGGCAACTACATTACGCTGCATACCGAGGAGAAAAATTACCTGATTTACGAAAGCCTGACCAATCTGGAAACCCGGCTCGACCCTTCGGTATTCGTCCGAATACACCGGTCGCATATCGTCAATCTGGATTACATTGCCGAAATCGAAACCCATTTCAACGGTGAATACATAGTTCGGCTTCGCACGGGGCAGCAACTGAAGTGGAGCCGGAGCTACCGCGATAACCTGAAGGCGTTTTATACGCGGGTGACGTAG
- a CDS encoding sensor histidine kinase encodes MNRFKLNRIDQTSGLPWSFQRIWPYIILFWIFQAGITLIEFALRMAVNPYEMLYTGWVQWGLHWVLWMLLTPFLLYTAQRFPVNVRTVRWRLIGTVLIHLLAFSALTFLLRSVEYVFIKPLYHWETGRTLPLNSILDWFVEEYSWGTTLYLLVLVLYTILLYDNRYQQLEKQHLTAELTNSQLKAQLTDAQLRALKMQLNPHFLFNTHHAIVSLLLQHDNRRAIDMVTALSNLLRGVLAHQGDNFISLREELKLTQQYLTIQQIRFQDRLAIEYDIDPRAEDSPVPQLILQPLVENAVTHGIADRTDGARIRIAARRVDDCLLLEVFDNGVGSQPKKKRPDTNGLGLNNTRARLQQAYGERARLTFVQPPGNGTTVALTLPCLAHSVTTTKTDEPIPLAHH; translated from the coding sequence ATGAACCGATTTAAGCTCAACCGAATTGACCAGACGTCGGGTCTGCCCTGGTCATTCCAACGGATCTGGCCCTACATTATCTTATTCTGGATCTTCCAGGCTGGCATCACCCTGATTGAGTTCGCGCTCCGAATGGCGGTCAACCCTTACGAAATGTTGTACACAGGTTGGGTGCAGTGGGGGCTGCACTGGGTGCTCTGGATGCTCCTCACGCCCTTCCTGCTCTACACCGCCCAGCGGTTTCCAGTAAATGTCCGAACGGTTCGCTGGCGACTAATCGGGACGGTTTTGATTCACTTGCTGGCTTTTTCGGCCCTGACGTTCCTGCTGCGGTCGGTCGAATACGTGTTTATCAAACCGCTCTATCACTGGGAAACGGGCAGAACATTACCTTTGAACAGCATCCTGGATTGGTTTGTCGAAGAATACAGTTGGGGAACAACCCTCTACCTGCTGGTGCTGGTACTGTACACCATTTTGCTGTATGATAATCGGTACCAACAACTCGAAAAGCAGCATTTGACGGCCGAACTGACCAACTCACAGCTCAAAGCGCAACTGACCGACGCCCAGCTTCGGGCCCTGAAAATGCAGTTGAATCCGCACTTTCTGTTCAATACGCACCACGCCATCGTGAGCCTGCTGTTGCAGCACGACAACCGGCGGGCCATCGACATGGTGACGGCCCTGAGCAATTTGCTGCGGGGCGTTCTGGCGCACCAGGGCGACAACTTCATTAGCCTGCGCGAAGAACTGAAACTCACGCAGCAATACCTGACCATTCAGCAAATCCGGTTTCAGGACCGGTTGGCGATTGAGTACGACATCGACCCGCGCGCCGAAGACAGCCCGGTGCCGCAGTTGATTTTGCAGCCGCTGGTGGAGAATGCCGTCACGCACGGCATTGCCGACCGGACCGATGGCGCCCGCATCCGGATTGCCGCCCGCCGGGTTGACGATTGCCTGCTGCTCGAAGTCTTTGACAACGGCGTGGGCAGCCAGCCCAAAAAGAAACGGCCGGACACCAACGGGCTGGGCCTAAACAACACCCGCGCCCGGCTGCAACAAGCCTACGGCGAACGGGCCCGGCTGACGTTCGTGCAGCCGCCCGGCAACGGCACTACCGTTGCCCTGACCCTTCCCTGTCTTGCTCATTCAGTAACAACAACGAAAACCGATGAACCCATACCGCTCGCTCATCATTGA
- a CDS encoding cupin domain-containing protein: protein MAYANKVITNAKTGQIIRFVKTARDTDGQLLEMVATFKEHGLEPVAHYHPHQVEDFRIIAGELAVRINGQVEVFRPGDRFHVAKNTVHSMWNPTGQPTVATWQVRPALETEYFLETTTGLANDDKTDADGVPSVLQISLLMTRYARVFRLSKPGRAVQKIVFSLLAPLACVLGYKSIYLQYLD, encoded by the coding sequence ATGGCCTACGCAAACAAAGTGATCACCAACGCAAAAACCGGTCAAATCATCCGGTTTGTCAAAACCGCCAGAGACACCGACGGGCAGTTGCTCGAGATGGTGGCTACCTTCAAGGAACACGGCCTTGAGCCGGTCGCACATTACCATCCGCACCAGGTCGAAGATTTCCGGATTATAGCGGGCGAACTGGCCGTCCGCATCAACGGCCAGGTGGAAGTTTTCCGGCCGGGCGACCGGTTTCACGTTGCAAAAAATACCGTCCATTCGATGTGGAATCCGACCGGTCAACCCACCGTTGCCACCTGGCAGGTTCGGCCCGCCCTGGAAACGGAATATTTTCTGGAAACCACCACCGGCCTGGCCAACGACGACAAAACCGACGCCGACGGGGTTCCGTCGGTGCTACAGATTTCCCTGCTAATGACCCGGTATGCCCGCGTGTTTCGACTCTCCAAACCGGGCAGGGCCGTTCAGAAAATCGTGTTTTCGCTGCTGGCACCGCTCGCCTGTGTGCTCGGCTACAAATCAATTTATCTCCAGTACCTGGACTGA
- a CDS encoding PKD domain-containing protein encodes MRINRILVVMTATTLLLSGCKKDTEPSPDKDPDPTQNPTSSTLVAEAGADQAVQLGATVTLDGSGSKDSGNKTLTYQWAITQKPASSTVTLSTATAVKTTFVPDKAGDYEIELTISNGKANQKDKVKVTVTPIPTQAKLLDEVISAKTVLEDRVPDPALPDYIVDKRLVVQAELAINPGVTIAFARDAQFNVTNTGGILVAKGEAAKRIRFIGKEATKGFWQGLWITSESSGNVLENVDILHGGGRVVYMSAMAGLTLSGKAQLNLKNTLISESDGYGLHAADGTVLREFVANKFSNNTESGVFVSADNVKALDAASVYTAGNGRNLVEILKSNLSPTTKEIVWKALDDQTPYLLQNSVTVQSELRLEPGVVLKTSRNVIIAVDSKGSLSAVGTPEKRIKIGGLEAEAGYWRGLHYSWSASAKNRLEYVDLTDGGSSASVSGVKSNLAVSGSTTLISVKNCAISRSAGYGIFVTYEARNQLSKDAESVNKFEDNTQGTILIGN; translated from the coding sequence ATGCGAATCAACAGAATTCTGGTCGTCATGACGGCCACTACCTTGCTGCTATCGGGTTGTAAGAAAGACACCGAACCCTCGCCTGACAAAGATCCTGATCCAACTCAAAATCCAACTTCCAGTACGCTCGTGGCCGAAGCCGGGGCTGATCAGGCGGTACAACTGGGGGCCACTGTAACGCTGGACGGCAGCGGCTCCAAAGATAGCGGGAATAAAACGCTGACCTACCAGTGGGCCATTACCCAGAAACCGGCCTCCAGCACCGTAACCCTCAGCACGGCCACTGCGGTGAAGACGACGTTTGTGCCCGACAAGGCCGGCGATTACGAAATAGAACTGACGATATCAAACGGCAAAGCCAATCAGAAAGATAAAGTGAAGGTGACTGTAACGCCCATTCCGACGCAGGCTAAATTGCTGGATGAAGTGATTTCGGCGAAAACCGTGCTGGAAGATCGCGTCCCGGACCCCGCTTTGCCCGACTACATTGTGGATAAACGGCTGGTGGTTCAGGCCGAATTGGCGATTAATCCCGGCGTGACGATTGCGTTTGCCCGTGATGCGCAGTTTAACGTAACGAACACCGGCGGCATTCTGGTGGCAAAAGGCGAAGCGGCTAAGAGAATCCGGTTTATTGGTAAAGAAGCCACGAAAGGATTCTGGCAGGGCCTGTGGATCACGTCGGAAAGCAGCGGTAACGTCCTGGAAAATGTCGATATTTTGCACGGCGGGGGCCGGGTGGTCTACATGTCGGCGATGGCCGGGCTGACCTTGAGCGGAAAAGCGCAACTCAATCTGAAAAATACGCTGATCAGCGAGTCCGACGGGTACGGTCTGCACGCGGCTGACGGTACGGTTCTGCGCGAGTTCGTGGCTAACAAGTTCAGCAACAACACCGAATCGGGGGTGTTTGTATCGGCCGACAACGTCAAAGCCCTGGATGCGGCTTCGGTGTACACCGCGGGAAATGGCCGGAATCTGGTCGAAATTCTGAAATCCAACCTGTCCCCAACCACGAAAGAAATTGTCTGGAAGGCCCTGGACGACCAAACGCCGTATCTGCTCCAGAACAGCGTCACGGTGCAGTCCGAACTGCGCTTAGAGCCGGGCGTTGTCCTGAAAACAAGCCGGAATGTCATCATCGCTGTTGACTCAAAAGGGTCACTTTCAGCGGTAGGTACCCCCGAAAAACGCATCAAAATTGGCGGTCTGGAAGCCGAAGCCGGTTACTGGCGAGGCTTACACTACAGTTGGTCGGCCAGTGCTAAAAATCGGCTGGAATACGTCGACCTCACTGACGGCGGCAGTTCGGCGTCGGTTTCTGGGGTAAAATCCAACCTGGCTGTCAGTGGTTCAACGACGTTGATTTCTGTTAAGAACTGTGCGATCAGCCGCAGCGCCGGATACGGAATATTTGTGACCTACGAGGCTCGTAATCAGTTGAGTAAGGATGCCGAGTCGGTGAACAAGTTTGAGGACAATACCCAGGGCACAATTCTGATCGGAAACTAA
- a CDS encoding carboxypeptidase-like regulatory domain-containing protein, translated as MNTILSKTVNGLSLAFALNGLLMLAGCSKSGADEPHPTEQSAGYLAGRVTDSQGKPLPGVAILADNLLFYNSYVETSSDAKGNYRVKMPTGSYRALAQIKRTYNGKKYTLYLTPDNTAAFAGDEGAVRNFQWNLTGEHPDQAGLFYGGDVTLDKDIMSELYDVENIEFTFTPVGPLIDGSAGSTLKLKSGEPHSEFYGRIPDVPIGRYRITAVHKPTGTVVMVKNKNGTYAADGSVTLDFYGETSPWSCTHCMILEYKER; from the coding sequence ATGAATACCATACTTTCGAAAACCGTCAACGGCCTTTCATTGGCCTTCGCCCTGAATGGATTGCTGATGTTGGCAGGGTGCTCCAAATCCGGCGCCGACGAGCCCCACCCGACAGAACAATCCGCCGGTTACCTCGCGGGCCGGGTGACCGATTCGCAGGGCAAGCCCTTGCCGGGCGTGGCTATTCTGGCGGATAATCTCCTGTTTTACAACAGCTACGTGGAAACCAGCAGCGATGCCAAGGGCAACTACCGAGTTAAAATGCCCACGGGGAGTTACCGGGCGCTGGCCCAAATCAAACGGACCTACAACGGGAAAAAATATACCCTTTACCTAACCCCGGACAATACGGCGGCTTTTGCCGGGGACGAAGGAGCCGTCCGGAATTTTCAGTGGAATCTGACCGGGGAGCATCCGGATCAGGCGGGTCTGTTCTACGGGGGCGACGTGACGCTCGATAAAGACATCATGAGCGAGCTTTACGATGTCGAAAACATCGAGTTTACCTTTACCCCGGTGGGGCCGCTCATCGACGGTTCGGCCGGGTCAACGCTGAAGCTGAAATCCGGTGAGCCGCACAGCGAATTCTACGGCCGGATTCCGGATGTACCCATTGGCCGCTATAGAATTACGGCGGTTCACAAGCCGACGGGAACGGTGGTGATGGTGAAAAATAAAAACGGAACCTACGCGGCCGACGGGTCCGTCACGCTGGATTTCTACGGCGAAACGAGTCCCTGGTCCTGCACCCATTGTATGATACTGGAATACAAGGAACGGTAA
- a CDS encoding RNA polymerase sigma-70 factor, with translation MNAGRTDEELVDALQESNARAFGEIYNRYWYKLFCIAYHETGSREDAEELVHDLFESLWNKRQQAVIRHLSSYLVVSIKHLSTNYIKSKITRRRYQEYLILHELRQAEVTDETVNFSDLSKAIEEVMKKLPEKTCEVFTLSRFENQPVKDIARRLNLSEKAVEYHITKSLKVLQEQLKAYHSDN, from the coding sequence ATGAATGCTGGCCGAACCGACGAAGAGTTAGTAGATGCGCTCCAGGAAAGCAACGCCCGGGCGTTCGGGGAAATATACAACCGGTATTGGTACAAACTCTTCTGCATCGCTTACCACGAAACCGGTAGCCGGGAAGACGCCGAGGAACTGGTGCACGACCTGTTCGAGAGCCTCTGGAACAAACGGCAGCAGGCCGTCATCCGGCACCTGAGTTCGTACCTGGTGGTGTCCATCAAACACCTGTCAACCAACTACATCAAGTCGAAAATTACGCGCCGTCGGTACCAGGAGTACCTGATTCTGCACGAACTCCGGCAGGCCGAAGTCACCGACGAAACCGTCAACTTCTCGGATTTATCGAAAGCCATTGAGGAAGTGATGAAGAAGCTCCCCGAAAAAACCTGCGAAGTCTTTACGCTCAGCCGGTTTGAAAACCAGCCCGTCAAAGACATTGCCCGGCGGCTCAACCTCTCGGAAAAAGCCGTTGAATACCACATTACCAAGTCGTTGAAAGTGTTGCAGGAGCAACTGAAAGCCTACCATTCTGATAATTGA
- a CDS encoding FecR family protein: MNQYDFDKLIEKYLAGQCSPEEEEWMREWSERQLGQTSLSFSEDEKKVVGKQIWKRVHGHTLGRRPFVVRYGWLGLSAAAAVLLTLAGLWFGQPLALMKRTVADQHTVSPGTVEVNNTSGKPQKITLKDGSWVVLQPNSRISYPEQFGEKTRQLTLRGEAFFDVKKDPARPFIVKTGELVTQVLGTSFTIKSYDEAKAIEVAVLRGRVSVYETAGKSPGSRNGVILVPNHKITFDKTSQTLTPSLVEAPRIVHPPETRTSFVFTNKTISEVFSALGDAYGIDFIVENQTVNNCVFNGDLNDLPLYTQLDLICKSVNATYERRGTTLFIHGEGCADF, encoded by the coding sequence ATGAACCAGTACGATTTCGATAAACTGATAGAAAAATACCTGGCGGGGCAGTGCAGTCCGGAAGAGGAGGAATGGATGCGCGAGTGGTCGGAAAGGCAACTCGGGCAAACCAGCCTGAGCTTTAGCGAGGACGAGAAAAAGGTCGTCGGGAAGCAAATCTGGAAACGCGTTCATGGCCACACGCTGGGTCGGCGGCCGTTTGTAGTCCGCTACGGCTGGCTGGGTCTGAGCGCGGCCGCTGCGGTGCTGCTGACGCTGGCCGGTCTGTGGTTCGGGCAACCACTGGCCTTGATGAAGCGAACCGTAGCCGACCAGCACACCGTTTCGCCCGGCACCGTCGAGGTTAACAACACCTCCGGCAAGCCGCAGAAAATCACGCTGAAAGATGGAAGCTGGGTGGTGCTCCAGCCCAACAGCCGCATCAGCTATCCCGAACAGTTTGGCGAGAAAACCCGCCAGTTGACCCTGCGCGGGGAAGCGTTTTTTGATGTCAAGAAAGACCCGGCGCGGCCCTTCATTGTCAAAACCGGTGAGCTGGTGACGCAGGTGCTGGGCACGAGTTTTACGATCAAATCCTACGACGAAGCCAAAGCCATTGAAGTGGCGGTCTTGCGCGGGCGGGTGTCGGTTTACGAAACGGCGGGCAAATCGCCCGGCAGCCGCAACGGTGTCATTCTGGTGCCCAACCACAAAATCACCTTCGACAAAACCTCCCAGACGCTGACGCCGAGCCTGGTCGAAGCGCCCCGCATCGTCCATCCGCCCGAAACCCGCACCAGCTTTGTGTTTACGAATAAGACCATCTCCGAGGTATTTTCGGCACTGGGCGATGCGTACGGAATTGACTTCATCGTGGAAAATCAAACGGTGAACAACTGCGTTTTCAACGGCGATTTAAACGATCTGCCGCTTTATACCCAACTCGATCTGATCTGTAAGTCGGTAAACGCGACCTACGAACGGCGGGGCACCACGCTCTTTATTCACGGCGAAGGCTGTGCTGATTTTTGA